In Flavobacteriales bacterium, one genomic interval encodes:
- a CDS encoding mobile mystery protein B produces MGLIWEFEGGETPLDPDEYAGLRIPIISTRAELDEHEQVNIQRARVWLGKRKPNLIDLLTDAFVKQLHLQMYNEVWIWAGRFRKTEKNIGVDPIRIPTDLRQLLLDAHYWVENHTYPPDELVIRLKHRLVCIHCFSNGNGRHARLFADLMIKGLNGEPFSWGGFTEMPDVRDLYISSLREADRGNMQALVAFARS; encoded by the coding sequence ATGGGATTGATCTGGGAATTCGAAGGTGGAGAAACGCCATTGGATCCAGATGAATACGCAGGTCTACGTATTCCGATCATTAGTACGCGCGCTGAATTGGACGAACACGAGCAAGTGAACATCCAGCGTGCGAGAGTCTGGTTGGGCAAACGAAAACCTAATTTGATAGACCTATTGACCGACGCCTTTGTTAAACAACTGCATTTGCAGATGTACAACGAAGTTTGGATCTGGGCAGGTCGGTTCCGCAAGACCGAAAAAAATATTGGCGTAGACCCGATCCGCATCCCCACCGACCTGCGTCAACTGTTGCTCGATGCCCACTATTGGGTGGAGAATCATACATATCCACCTGATGAACTTGTGATCAGGTTGAAACACAGATTGGTATGCATTCACTGTTTTAGTAACGGCAACGGTCGTCACGCACGTCTGTTCGCAGACCTAATGATCAAAGGACTGAATGGCGAACCGTTCTCATGGGGTGGGTTCACTGAAATGCCAGATGTAAGAGATCTCTATATCTCGTCCTTGCGCGAAGCCGATCGCGGCAATATGCAAGCCTTGGTCGCTTTTGCGCGAAGCTGA
- the mfd gene encoding transcription-repair coupling factor, whose protein sequence is MKLTTITELRNLFANDARCKDAAQALSSPHARVDLVGLLGSGRTLTAHAISELVAGTHVFVLNDKEDAAYFMNDLEALRAPLSTGAVRAESRTGQGVRLLFFPAPSRSPYDPEGHHDGERVSRTEVLEVLMNPTSVSAGSNLLIVTYADAMVPLVVGQESMQKNTLTIQRKEELPIETLEEWLHTTGFVRVDFVYEPGQFSVRGGIVDIFSYGNDNPYRIELFGDTVESIRRFDPQDQLSVERLAQAVIVPDLQDEDAADQQLFFSQLPKDAVIWYNNSKVISDAATHRMKRLEEAYAKLTEKEKHAAPSQLVASDSALVKGLLGFRKVTWGETKQDAVRISFAQKPQPPFAKDFKVLSGDLHLKQNAGFTNLIACSNAKQSERLFSIFQDMEHEVAFTPLVLDLHEGFIDDSLKIALYTDHQIFERYHRFRLKEGFRKNSQALTLKELTQLKPGDLVVHIDHGVGIFSGLETIDAGGSMQEAIRLKYRDNDILYVGIHSLHRVSKFSGDEGGAAPNVSKLGSPAWKNLKERTKAKVKALAFDLIKLYAKRKSVPGFAFQPDNYLQHELEASFIYEDTPDQESATIDVKRDMEKATPMDRLVCGDVGFGKTEIAIRAAFKSVCDSKQVAVLVPTTILALQHSKSFKERMKGLPVRVDYINRFRSAADQKQILADLKDGKIDILIGTHRLVSKDVIYKDLGLLIIDEEQKFGVNVKDKLKTLRATVDTLTLTATPIPRTLQFSLMGARDLSIISTPPPDRYPVQTNLHPYDEVVIKGAMDYELSRGGQVYFINDKVKNIEFVAEMIRKLVPGARVGVGHGQLEGHKLEQVMMDFIEGNTDVLVCTTIVENGLDIPNANTIIVNEAQNFGLSDLHQLRGRVGRSNRKAFCYLLAPSMHLLPDLSRKRLQAIEQFSDLGSGIHIAMKDLDIRGAGDLLGAEQSGFINDIGFETYHKILEEAVKELKNEHFKELFEDRQLARGATRDQSDDCIIETDLTMLIPASYVSETAERLALYRKLDDIKDATELAKFTKEVTDRFGPIPQQAEELMEAIRLRWLGQQIGLEKMVLKKGTLIGTFIADQKHPFFAGDTFHSVLRAVQSQPRRFKVYEKAGTLRISVQDVKNVQVAKAALESVVGVKESV, encoded by the coding sequence ATGAAACTGACGACTATTACTGAACTCCGCAACCTATTCGCGAACGACGCGCGATGCAAGGATGCGGCACAAGCACTTTCATCGCCACATGCCCGAGTGGACCTTGTTGGTCTGCTCGGAAGTGGACGAACACTTACCGCACATGCGATCAGTGAGCTTGTAGCTGGCACGCATGTTTTCGTCCTGAACGACAAAGAAGATGCGGCCTATTTCATGAACGACCTGGAAGCGCTGCGCGCTCCCCTCTCCACCGGCGCTGTTCGAGCGGAGTCGAGAACGGGGCAGGGGGTGAGGCTCTTATTCTTTCCAGCACCATCGCGTTCCCCCTATGATCCGGAAGGACACCACGACGGAGAAAGGGTGAGCCGAACAGAGGTGTTGGAAGTGTTGATGAACCCCACATCGGTGAGCGCTGGATCGAACCTTTTGATCGTTACCTACGCAGATGCTATGGTACCGCTTGTGGTGGGTCAGGAATCCATGCAGAAGAACACGCTGACCATCCAGCGGAAAGAGGAGTTGCCGATCGAGACGTTGGAAGAATGGCTGCATACAACTGGATTCGTTCGGGTGGACTTCGTTTACGAGCCCGGTCAATTCAGCGTGCGCGGCGGTATCGTGGACATCTTCAGTTATGGGAACGATAACCCGTATAGGATCGAGTTATTCGGTGATACGGTTGAAAGTATTCGGCGCTTCGACCCACAGGACCAATTGAGCGTAGAGCGGCTGGCTCAAGCGGTGATCGTACCTGATCTGCAGGACGAGGATGCGGCCGACCAACAACTTTTCTTTTCACAACTGCCGAAAGATGCTGTGATCTGGTATAACAACTCCAAGGTGATCAGTGATGCTGCAACGCACCGGATGAAACGCTTGGAGGAGGCGTATGCGAAACTCACTGAAAAGGAAAAACACGCAGCTCCTTCCCAACTCGTTGCTTCGGATAGTGCGCTCGTCAAAGGCCTGTTGGGTTTTAGAAAAGTCACGTGGGGCGAGACAAAACAAGATGCTGTCAGGATCTCATTCGCCCAAAAACCACAACCGCCTTTTGCAAAGGATTTCAAGGTATTGAGCGGTGATCTTCATTTGAAACAGAACGCAGGTTTCACCAATCTCATCGCGTGCAGCAATGCCAAACAAAGCGAAAGGCTGTTCTCCATATTTCAGGACATGGAACATGAAGTGGCCTTCACGCCACTTGTGCTTGACCTGCATGAAGGGTTCATTGATGATTCCCTGAAGATCGCGTTGTACACCGACCATCAGATCTTTGAACGCTACCATCGCTTCCGTTTGAAAGAAGGATTCCGCAAGAATTCACAAGCGCTTACATTGAAGGAATTGACGCAGTTGAAACCCGGCGATCTCGTGGTGCATATCGACCATGGCGTGGGTATCTTCAGTGGACTGGAAACGATCGATGCCGGCGGATCCATGCAAGAAGCAATTCGCCTGAAGTATCGCGATAATGACATTCTGTATGTAGGCATACACAGTTTACATCGCGTTAGCAAATTCAGCGGTGATGAAGGTGGTGCGGCACCAAATGTGAGCAAGCTGGGCAGTCCTGCATGGAAGAATCTGAAAGAACGCACCAAAGCGAAAGTGAAGGCGTTGGCATTCGACTTGATCAAGCTCTATGCGAAACGAAAGAGCGTTCCTGGATTCGCGTTCCAGCCGGATAATTACCTCCAGCATGAACTAGAAGCATCGTTCATTTACGAGGATACACCCGATCAAGAATCCGCGACGATCGATGTGAAACGCGATATGGAAAAAGCCACACCAATGGATCGTTTGGTATGTGGCGATGTTGGTTTCGGAAAGACCGAGATCGCTATTCGTGCTGCATTCAAATCGGTGTGTGACAGTAAGCAAGTTGCAGTGCTTGTGCCTACAACGATCCTTGCGCTTCAACACTCCAAATCGTTCAAGGAGCGAATGAAAGGGTTACCGGTGCGGGTGGATTACATAAACCGTTTCCGCAGTGCTGCTGATCAAAAGCAGATCCTAGCCGACCTGAAGGATGGAAAGATCGATATCCTGATCGGTACGCATCGCTTGGTGAGCAAGGATGTGATCTACAAGGACCTCGGCCTGTTGATCATTGATGAAGAGCAGAAGTTCGGCGTGAACGTGAAGGACAAATTGAAGACCCTACGCGCAACAGTTGATACGCTGACACTGACCGCAACACCGATCCCACGAACATTGCAATTCAGCTTAATGGGAGCGCGTGATCTCAGCATCATCAGCACACCACCTCCGGATCGCTACCCAGTGCAAACGAACCTGCATCCGTATGATGAGGTGGTGATCAAAGGCGCGATGGACTACGAACTTTCTCGCGGTGGACAAGTGTATTTCATCAACGACAAAGTGAAGAACATCGAGTTCGTTGCCGAGATGATCCGCAAGCTGGTACCGGGGGCGCGCGTTGGTGTTGGGCATGGCCAATTGGAAGGGCATAAGCTCGAACAAGTGATGATGGATTTCATCGAAGGCAATACCGATGTTCTGGTGTGTACCACCATTGTCGAGAATGGATTGGATATCCCGAACGCCAATACGATCATCGTGAATGAGGCCCAGAATTTCGGGTTGAGCGATCTGCACCAATTGCGCGGACGCGTTGGCCGAAGCAATCGAAAAGCATTCTGCTACTTGCTCGCACCTAGCATGCATTTACTGCCTGACCTTTCTCGCAAACGACTTCAAGCCATCGAACAATTCAGTGATCTCGGTAGCGGTATCCACATCGCCATGAAAGATCTCGATATCCGTGGTGCAGGCGATCTGTTGGGTGCGGAGCAAAGTGGATTCATAAATGATATCGGATTTGAAACGTACCACAAGATCCTGGAAGAAGCGGTGAAGGAATTGAAGAATGAACACTTCAAGGAACTCTTTGAAGACAGGCAACTTGCACGCGGTGCCACGCGTGATCAAAGCGACGACTGCATCATTGAGACCGATCTTACGATGCTGATCCCCGCAAGCTATGTGAGCGAGACCGCTGAACGCCTTGCGCTCTACCGTAAGCTGGATGACATCAAGGACGCCACGGAACTGGCGAAATTCACCAAGGAAGTCACCGACCGTTTCGGCCCGATACCACAGCAGGCGGAAGAACTGATGGAAGCCATTCGCTTACGTTGGCTTGGTCAACAGATCGGCTTGGAGAAAATGGTCCTGAAGAAAGGCACGCTCATCGGCACCTTCATCGCGGATCAGAAACATCCATTCTTCGCTGGCGATACCTTCCACTCGGTATTGCGCGCGGTGCAGTCGCAGCCACGACGTTTCAAAGTGTACGAGAAGGCCGGGACTTTGCGGATCAGTGTACAGGATGTGAAGAATGTGCAGGTTGCGAAGGCGGCGTTAGAATCAGTTGTTGGGGTGAAGGAGAGCGTTTAG